In Lentilitoribacter sp. Alg239-R112, the following proteins share a genomic window:
- the ftsE gene encoding cell division ATP-binding protein FtsE — MIKLENVGVRYGMGPEILRDLTFDIPKRSFHFLTGPSGAGKTTLLRLLFMSLHPTRGNISMFGRSISDIPRDELPLLRRRIGIVFQDFRLLNHLTTYENVALPLRVRGKEEATYRADVVELLEWVGLGERMHASPQILSGGEKQRVAIARALIDRPEILLADEPTGNVDPPMALRLLSLFKELNRLGTAVMIATHDFSLMDQINARRMILSEGQIDIYDR; from the coding sequence TTGATCAAACTCGAAAATGTAGGTGTGAGGTATGGAATGGGACCTGAGATCTTACGAGATCTGACTTTCGATATTCCAAAAAGATCTTTTCACTTTTTAACTGGACCTTCGGGAGCTGGCAAAACAACATTGCTCCGACTTTTATTCATGTCACTTCATCCCACTCGCGGCAATATATCCATGTTTGGACGCAGCATTTCAGATATCCCACGCGATGAGTTACCTCTGCTTCGGCGAAGAATTGGCATTGTATTTCAAGATTTTCGTCTCCTCAATCACTTAACCACTTATGAAAATGTTGCACTTCCATTGCGTGTTCGCGGCAAAGAAGAAGCAACATACCGAGCTGATGTTGTTGAACTACTTGAATGGGTAGGTCTTGGCGAGCGAATGCATGCTAGCCCACAGATTTTGTCTGGTGGTGAAAAACAACGCGTTGCTATTGCACGGGCACTTATCGATAGGCCGGAAATTTTGCTTGCGGATGAACCAACAGGCAATGTGGATCCACCAATGGCGCTAAGGTTACTTTCACTTTTTAAAGAGTTGAACCGTTTAGGAACAGCGGTAATGATCGCGACCCATGATTTTTCTCTTATGGATCAGATCAATGCGCGGCGAATGATTCTATCTGAGGGGCAAATCGACATTTATGATAGATAA
- a CDS encoding ABC transporter permease produces the protein MVVVVIMSFLACLTLGFVTLIQDASKTWQTQISGEITIQIKPIDGQNMESALSNAREIALTYDGTIDASIIDKETTSRLLEPWLGEGFNLEELPVPRLVVITIEKDAPPDFQAMSRELSDKISGAYLDDHRTWAGRLVSMAQNTVFIGMGLLSLVLIATTLTVVFATRGAMSVNHEIIEVLHFVGAESSFIAGEFQRHFLLTGLYGGTIGGALAAFAFFITDYLQERTMATALGDQANALFGSFQMGPSGYLGIVIIVITVAALTALTTRLTVIRTIREIDLVRSDPSQSNQV, from the coding sequence ATGGTCGTCGTTGTCATCATGTCCTTCCTTGCCTGTCTCACTCTTGGTTTTGTAACGCTTATTCAAGATGCTTCTAAAACATGGCAAACCCAAATATCTGGAGAAATTACCATTCAGATAAAACCCATTGACGGACAAAATATGGAAAGTGCATTGTCCAATGCGAGAGAGATTGCGCTTACTTACGATGGTACCATAGATGCATCAATCATCGATAAAGAAACAACATCTAGATTGTTGGAACCATGGCTTGGCGAAGGTTTTAATCTAGAAGAATTACCGGTCCCGCGCCTTGTTGTCATTACAATTGAAAAAGATGCGCCACCGGATTTTCAAGCGATGAGCAGAGAACTTTCAGATAAAATCTCAGGTGCATATCTCGATGATCATCGCACATGGGCTGGCCGCTTGGTCAGCATGGCACAAAATACTGTGTTCATTGGCATGGGGCTTCTCAGCCTTGTTTTAATCGCAACGACTTTAACCGTCGTTTTTGCAACGCGTGGAGCCATGTCGGTTAATCATGAAATCATTGAAGTTTTGCATTTCGTGGGTGCTGAATCCTCGTTTATCGCTGGTGAATTTCAACGCCACTTCCTGCTCACGGGCCTTTATGGCGGTACAATCGGTGGGGCACTTGCCGCATTTGCATTCTTTATCACCGATTACTTGCAAGAACGAACAATGGCTACCGCTCTTGGTGACCAGGCAAATGCTCTCTTTGGCAGTTTTCAAATGGGGCCATCGGGCTATCTTGGCATCGTAATAATTGTCATCACAGTTGCTGCCCTTACAGCACTCACCACGCGTCTAACGGTTATCCGAACGATTCGTGAAATTGATCTTGTTCGCTCAGATCCTTCTCAATCCAATCAAGTTTAA
- a CDS encoding YdcF family protein, with the protein MTAEEKPSATENAELDHDPIPEKENSEEYPLPKKNKLNWFFTPLALIGILFIAITISAFVRFAEDVSSLRPAEDLDQADAIVVLTGGTKRITQAVKLLEQGVGKMLFISGVNPDISDQTLQRVSGASQETFDCCIMLGRNAKNTIGNGKEITKWANKNDYKKLVVVTSNYHMIRSLYELKAVDKNTTFLPYPVATTDLKDTSWISDSDVIRALINEFAKLNYAYFRDFLNMKIANNSPS; encoded by the coding sequence ATGACTGCGGAAGAAAAACCTAGCGCAACAGAAAATGCTGAACTTGATCACGACCCGATTCCTGAGAAGGAAAATTCGGAAGAATATCCGTTGCCGAAGAAGAACAAATTAAACTGGTTTTTCACTCCATTGGCGCTTATTGGCATTTTGTTCATTGCGATAACCATTAGTGCTTTTGTTCGCTTCGCAGAAGATGTTTCTTCATTAAGGCCAGCTGAAGATTTGGATCAAGCCGATGCAATTGTTGTTCTAACGGGTGGAACCAAACGCATTACTCAGGCTGTTAAACTCTTAGAACAAGGCGTTGGTAAAATGTTGTTTATTTCGGGCGTGAACCCGGACATTTCTGACCAAACGTTACAACGCGTATCTGGCGCATCTCAGGAAACATTTGATTGTTGCATCATGCTTGGCCGAAATGCCAAAAACACCATCGGTAACGGCAAAGAAATCACCAAATGGGCAAATAAAAACGACTACAAAAAACTCGTTGTCGTTACGAGCAATTATCATATGATCCGCAGCCTTTACGAGCTGAAGGCGGTTGATAAAAACACGACCTTCCTCCCCTACCCTGTCGCTACAACCGATCTGAAAGATACCAGCTGGATCAGCGATTCTGATGTCATCAGAGCACTCATCAATGAGTTTGCGAAGTTGAACTACGCCTACTTTCGGGATTTTTTGAATATGAAGATAGCTAACAACTCGCCATCCTAG